GTCCGGGCGCATTCAATGATGAACTGGCGATTATCCTGCTTGGCGCCGGTAACTCGACTAATATTCTTCGAAATATGACGAAGCACCAAAAGCTGAGCTAAGTCAGTGATCTGATAAATTGTCTTTCCTCGGAGGCGTGATTGTAGAAATGCGACGGTTGCGAATCCATCAGTGCCTATCGTGACTGCGTTGTCGACAACGACTTTACGGTCCATCGCGTTGAGCAAGGACGGGTTCGCTATGAAATCCCCCGGCAAAAAGTGACGCGCAATGGACCTTGCGTGCATTGTAAGATCACTCATCGTGCCACCCTCTTCGTAATCAACCAATCTTGTTATCGTACAAATAGCAAATCAACCGGCCAGTCGATGCGGCTGATTCAGACGCAGTCTTGCGTGTCCAACGACGATCTCGATATGTGGAGTTGAAGACTCTCCCACGGCACCTGGAGCCCCACCATGACCGCACGCCGCAAGAAGCCTGAGGACCTCCGCAGCAGGCTGTGGTTCGACGATCCGAGCCATCCCGATTCCGTGGCGATCCACTTGGAGCGCTATCTCAACTACGGTCTGACGCGGGAGGAACTGCAGGGCGGGCGGCCGATCATCGCGATCGCGCAGACGGGTTCGGACCTGTCGCCGTGCAACCGGCATCACATCGAACTTGCCAAGCGGGTGCGCGACGGCATCCGCGATGCCGGCGGCGTACCCTTCGAGGTGCCGGTGCATCCGATCCAGGAGACGGGCAAGCGGCCGACGGCCATGCTCGACCGCAACCTTGCCTATCTCGGCCTCGTCGAGGCCCTGCACGGCTATCCCTTCGACGGCGTCGTGCTGACCATCGGCTGCGACAAGACGACGCCGGCCTGCCTGATGGCCGCCGCCACGGTCGACATCCCGGCCATCGCGCTCTCGGGCGGGCCGATGCTGGATGCCTGGTGGGAGGGCAGGCTCGCCGGTTCCGGCATGGTGAAGTGGGAGGCGCGGAAGAAGCTCGCCACCGGCGAACTCGACTATGCCGGCTTCATTGATCTCGCCTGCCGCGCCGCGCCCTCGCCGGGCCACTGCAACACCATGGGCACGGCGCTCACCATGAACAGCCTGACCGAGGCGCTGGGCATGTCGCTGCCCGGCTGCGCCTCGATTCCCGCACCCTATGCCGGGCGCGCGGCCATGGCCTATCTCACCGGCAAGCGCATCGTCGAGATGGTCTGGGAGGACCTCAAGCCCAGCGACATCCTGACGCGCGGCGCCTTCCTCAACGCCATCCGCGTCAACACGCTGATCGGCGGCTCGACCAACGCGCCGATCCACCTGCAGGCGATCGCGCGCCATGTCGGCGCCGAACTCTCGCTGCAGGACTGGCAGGAGGCGGGCTACGCCCTGCCGCTGCTGGTCGACTGCCAGCCCTCCGGGCGTTACCTCGGCGAAGCCTACAACCGGGCAGGCGGCGTGCCGGTGGTGGCCAGGGTCCTGGCCGACCGCGGCCTGCTCGACCCGGCGACCACGGTGACCGGCCGCACGCTGGCCGAAAACGTCGCCGAGGCGGCCGCACCCGACGGCGATGTAATCCGCCCCTTCGACAACCCGCTGAAGGAGCACGCCGGTTTCCTCGTGCTCTCGGGCAACCTCTTCGACGGCGCCATCATGAAGACCTCGGTGATCTCGGAGGCCTTCCGCAAGGCATGGCTCGAGGTGCCCGGCCGCGAGAACATCATGGAGGGCACGGCGGTCGTCTTCGACGGCGCCGAGGACTACCGCGCCCGCATCAACGATCCCGACCTCCCCTGCGACGAGCGCTCGATCCTGGTGGTGCGCGGGGCCGGGCCCATCGGCCATCCCGGTGCCGCCGAGGTCGTCAACATGCAGCCGCCCGACCGCCTGATCCGCCAGGGCATCCGCGAACTGCCGACCATGGGCGACGGGCGCCAGTCGGGCACTTCGAACGCACCCTCGATCCTCAATGCCGCGCCGGAGGCCGCCGCGGGCGGCGGCCTCGCGCGCCTGCGGACCGGCGACAGGCTGGTCATCGACCTCAACGCCCGCACGGCCAACGCCATCGTGCCGCAGGACGAGTGGGAGGCGCGCGCCGCCACCATCGACGTGCCCGAGAGCCAGACGCCCTGGCAGGCGCTCTACCGGGAGAAGGTGGGGCCGCTCAACACCGGCATGTGCTTCGACTTCGCCACCGCCTTCCAGAAGGTCCGCACCCACATCCCGCGCAACTCGCACTGAGGGGGATTCTCACGCGGAGACGCGGAGAGCGCGGAGAGCTTCACATGCTCCCTCTCCCGCGAGGGGAGAGGGGATGCTGCTCCGCGTTCTCCGCGGCTCCGCGTGCGGCGAATCCTCTCAGGGTTTCTGTTCGATGTTGTCGAAGACGATCGTGCCGGAGGCGTCGATCCGGGGCACGCCCCAGATCGGGCGGTAGCCGGTCGGCTCCTCGATCACGGTCAAGTGGTC
This portion of the Chrysiogenia bacterium genome encodes:
- a CDS encoding dihydroxy-acid dehydratase family protein; translated protein: MTARRKKPEDLRSRLWFDDPSHPDSVAIHLERYLNYGLTREELQGGRPIIAIAQTGSDLSPCNRHHIELAKRVRDGIRDAGGVPFEVPVHPIQETGKRPTAMLDRNLAYLGLVEALHGYPFDGVVLTIGCDKTTPACLMAAATVDIPAIALSGGPMLDAWWEGRLAGSGMVKWEARKKLATGELDYAGFIDLACRAAPSPGHCNTMGTALTMNSLTEALGMSLPGCASIPAPYAGRAAMAYLTGKRIVEMVWEDLKPSDILTRGAFLNAIRVNTLIGGSTNAPIHLQAIARHVGAELSLQDWQEAGYALPLLVDCQPSGRYLGEAYNRAGGVPVVARVLADRGLLDPATTVTGRTLAENVAEAAAPDGDVIRPFDNPLKEHAGFLVLSGNLFDGAIMKTSVISEAFRKAWLEVPGRENIMEGTAVVFDGAEDYRARINDPDLPCDERSILVVRGAGPIGHPGAAEVVNMQPPDRLIRQGIRELPTMGDGRQSGTSNAPSILNAAPEAAAGGGLARLRTGDRLVIDLNARTANAIVPQDEWEARAATIDVPESQTPWQALYREKVGPLNTGMCFDFATAFQKVRTHIPRNSH